The proteins below come from a single Salvelinus fontinalis isolate EN_2023a chromosome 1, ASM2944872v1, whole genome shotgun sequence genomic window:
- the LOC129844850 gene encoding sialin-like, producing the protein MNASTTPACCSSRYGLSLLSCYGFFVAYALRVNLSVAMVDMRNTDASGNTSTSVCPAHPSPARPKHNHTASVYDWDSETQGWILGSFFYGYILTQIPGGYLASKYGAKWLLGLGILGTVIFTLLTPMAAELDYFSVCPESVPSRNPGIFLFVNRE; encoded by the exons ATGAATGCCAGCACCA cccCCGCGTGCTGCTCGTCGAGGTACGGTCTGTCCCTGCTCTCCTGTTATGGTTTCTTTGTGGCTTACGCCCTTAGGGTCAACCTCAGTGTTGCCATGGTTGACATGCGTAACACAGATGCCAGCGGCAACACCAGCACATCAGTGTGTCCTGCACACCCCAGCCCTGCTCGCCCCAAGCACAACCACACT gCCAGTGTGTACGACTGGGACTCTGAGACCCAGGGCTGGATCCTGGGCTCCTTCTTCTACGGCTACATCCTGACTCAGATCCCAGGGGGCTACCTGGCAAGCAAGTATGGGGCCAAATGGCTGCTGGGCCTAGGAATCCTGGGAACTGTAATCTTTACCCTCCTCACCCCCATGGCTGCCGAATTGGATTACTTCTCAGTGTGTCCTGAGTCTGTGCCCAGTCGTAACCCAGGGATATTTTTGTTTGTCAACAGGGAGTGA